The Staphylococcus simiae genome includes the window TATCAACCAACAGTATATAGTAAAACAGGTCCATTACCATGGCCCACTAATAAATAAAGTGGTGAAAGTTTGAGACAGCTTACAACGATTAAAAATTATAAAGTTAATCCTTTATGGCGTATTTACCAAATTGTTAAGTTTAGCAAAGTTTTAAAAAATACGCTTATTATCGAAATGACTAAATTTATACCAGCAATGTCAGTTAAGAGATGGCTATATTGCCATTTATTAAAAATGACCATAGGGCAACATACGTCTATGGCGTATCAAGTAATGATTGATATATTTTATCCAGAGTTGATTTCAATTGGCGATAACACTGTTGTTGGTTATCGAACAACGATATTAACACATGAAGCGTTAGTAAATGAATTTAGATATGGACCTGTCACGATAGGGTCAAATACTTTAATAGGTGCACATTGTATCATTTTACCAGGCATACGAATTGGAAATAATGTGACAATAGCAGCAGGTAGTGTAGTAACTAAAGATGTACCAGACCATGCATTCGTATATGGTAATCCTATGTACATTAAAAAGAATTAGGAGGTGACAATATCAATGGCACAACAAAAGAACAATATTATATCAATGACATTTGATGATGCGTTTTATCGTAAAATGGCAACACAAAAATTTGGACAACGTGACTATGGTAAAGCAGCAGAATACTTTAATAAAGTGCTAGAATTGTCACCAGAAGATTTAGATATTCAACTTGATTATGCACAGTGTCTTTTGAATATAGGTCAAGGGCGTCGAGCCGAGCATATATTCTTTGATAATATTATTCAAGATAGGCATCTTGAAGATAGCTATTACGAATTGAGTCAATTGAATATTGAATTAAATGAACCAAACAAGGCATTCTTGTTTGGTATTAATTATGTCATAGTTAGTGATGATCAAGAATATAGAGAAGAACTAGAGCAAATGTTTGATGTTTCTTATGATGATGAAGAACAAATTGAAACTGAGGCACAATTATTTTCACTTCAAATATTATTTCAATATTTATTTTCACAAGGTAAGTTAGAAGATGCTAAACATTTTGTATTACAACAACCTGAATATATACAGCAGCATCGAATTATAAGAAATTTAATGGCAATGTGTTATTTATATTTAGGTGAATATGATGTTGCACAAACATTTTATGAACAATTATTAAATGAGGATAAATCCGATATATATGCTTTATGTCATTACACATTGTTACTTTATAACACTAATAATATGGAACAATATCAAAAATATTTAGCGATGTTAAATAAAGTAGCACCGATGAATGAAGATGAAAGTTTTAAACTTGGTATTGTTCTTAGTTATTTAAAGCAATATCAAGCATCTCAGCAATTATTATTACCGCTATATAAAAAAGGCAAATTTTTATCTATTCAGATGTGAGCTGACCCCAATTAGTGGGAATAAAATAAAAACACTTCCGTTGAATTCGTGTAAAATGAATCTAAACGGAGGTGTTTTTCTATGAAAAGAGTATCTTATTCATTAGAAACTAAAAATAAAGCTATTGAAATGAAAAGTGCTGGTTATACTTCAAAACAAATTATGGAGACCTTAAATATTAGAAATAGAACACAGGTCGATACATGGTGGCGTTGGTATCGAAATGGAGAAAGTTATAGATTTTCTCAACAAGTAGGAAAACAGTACAGTTATGGCAAGGGTATTGAAGAATTAAGTGAATTAGAAAGACTAGAATTAGAGCTTAAAAGAAAAGATGTTGAATTGGACATTTTAAAAAAGTACAAAGAATTGGAAAGGAAGTGGTTCCAGTAGTAGTTATAGAATTAGTAGAAGAATTGAAGGATAAGTATTCAACCAAAATGATACTTGAGGTTTTAAACATACCTAAATCAACATTTTATAGATGGAAAAAGAACCAAAATAAAATAGATTTTATTACTGAAAAAGTCATTGAATTATGTGAAGAAAACAACTATACCTACGGTTATCGAAAGATTACAGCGCTAATTAATCAATCATCTTCTGTACCTGTTAATCATAAACGAATTCAGAGAATTATGCAGGAGAACAATTTGAATTGTCGAGTTAGACCTAAAAAGGCTAAAAAAGCTGGATCTGCTTATTATAAAACAGATAATTTATTACAAAGACAATTTAAAGCTAATCAACCAATGAAGTTACTAACTACTGACATTACTTATTTACCATTCGGTAATTCAATGTTGTATTTATCTTCGATTATGGATCT containing:
- a CDS encoding acyltransferase, translating into MRQLTTIKNYKVNPLWRIYQIVKFSKVLKNTLIIEMTKFIPAMSVKRWLYCHLLKMTIGQHTSMAYQVMIDIFYPELISIGDNTVVGYRTTILTHEALVNEFRYGPVTIGSNTLIGAHCIILPGIRIGNNVTIAAGSVVTKDVPDHAFVYGNPMYIKKN